From Weissella confusa, a single genomic window includes:
- a CDS encoding YigZ family protein, whose translation MAGNQTEHVSNPDQYVTIAADEYTWEQVIKKSRFIVNMARVTSEEEAREFIDRINKEHNKATHNVWSYMLGDRDQVQRYSDDGEPAGTAGVPMLEVLKNNEVHDVAAVVTRYFGGIKLGAGGLVRAYAGTVAGGIAELGLVQRIQRHKMSLRIDYKNYEPLKYWLEQHEYVILDTQYDTGVTLVVPVSDEDMTSFETDVTDLLSGQVTVEVGDVDLFEVPYEKRVTAQTSLLK comes from the coding sequence ATGGCCGGAAATCAAACTGAACACGTCAGCAATCCAGATCAATACGTTACGATTGCGGCGGATGAATATACTTGGGAACAAGTCATTAAAAAGTCTCGTTTTATCGTTAATATGGCGCGTGTAACTTCTGAAGAAGAAGCCCGTGAATTTATTGACCGCATTAACAAAGAGCACAACAAAGCCACTCACAATGTGTGGTCATACATGTTGGGTGACCGTGACCAAGTGCAACGCTATTCTGATGATGGCGAACCGGCTGGAACAGCGGGCGTGCCAATGCTAGAAGTGTTGAAGAACAATGAAGTACATGATGTTGCTGCTGTCGTGACGCGTTACTTCGGTGGTATTAAGTTGGGTGCCGGTGGTTTGGTGCGCGCATACGCTGGTACAGTTGCTGGTGGTATTGCAGAACTTGGCTTGGTGCAACGTATTCAACGTCACAAAATGTCATTGCGCATTGATTATAAGAATTATGAGCCTCTAAAATATTGGCTCGAGCAACATGAATATGTTATTTTGGATACACAATATGATACTGGCGTGACGTTGGTTGTGCCGGTATCTGATGAAGATATGACGAGTTTTGAGACTGATGTGACCGATTTGCTATCTGGTCAAGTCACGGTTGAAGTTGGGGATGTCGATTTGTTTGAAGTGCCGTACGAAAAGCGCGTCACTGCACAAACGTCATTACTGAAGTAA